The following coding sequences lie in one Chelonia mydas isolate rCheMyd1 chromosome 6, rCheMyd1.pri.v2, whole genome shotgun sequence genomic window:
- the POLR2L gene encoding DNA-directed RNA polymerases I, II, and III subunit RPABC5 isoform X1, whose translation MPVLCTQCYCKKMIIPVRCFTCGKIVGNKWEAYLGLLQAEYTEGDALDALGLKRYCCRRMLLAHVDLIEKLLNYAPLEK comes from the exons ATGCCTGTACTCTGCACGCAGTG TTACTGCAAGAAAATGATTATCCCGGTCAGATGCTTCACCTGCGGCAAAATAGTTGGAAATAAGTGGGAGGCATATCTTGGCCTTCTGCAAGCAGAGTACACAGAAGG GGATGCCCTGGATGCCCTAGGATTGAAGAGATACTGTTGCCGTCGCATGCTGCTAGCCCATGTGGATCTGATTGAGAAGCTCTTGAATTATGCCCCTCTGGAGAAATAA
- the POLR2L gene encoding DNA-directed RNA polymerases I, II, and III subunit RPABC5 isoform X2 → MIIPVRCFTCGKIVGNKWEAYLGLLQAEYTEGDALDALGLKRYCCRRMLLAHVDLIEKLLNYAPLEK, encoded by the exons ATGATTATCCCGGTCAGATGCTTCACCTGCGGCAAAATAGTTGGAAATAAGTGGGAGGCATATCTTGGCCTTCTGCAAGCAGAGTACACAGAAGG GGATGCCCTGGATGCCCTAGGATTGAAGAGATACTGTTGCCGTCGCATGCTGCTAGCCCATGTGGATCTGATTGAGAAGCTCTTGAATTATGCCCCTCTGGAGAAATAA